AAAAGAAGAGGGAGAAGTGTTGCATGCATATAGGTGTCAAGCTGGAATATGGACTATAGGAGTAGGACATACAGGAGGGGTTACTCCAGATATGAGAATCACTAGAGTGCAATCACGAGAACTGCTAAAATCAGATTTAAAACGTTTTGAAAAGGCAGTTAATGATACTATTAAACATCCTCTTTTACAACATCAATTTGACGCACTAGTAAGTTTTACATTTAACGTAGGGGCAGCAGCTTTTAAAGCATCAACTTTAGCAAAAAAAATAAATACTAATTCTCCATGGGCTGAAATTAGACATGAATTTTTAAGATGGAATAAAGTTAAAGGAAAAGAAAATGCAGGCTTAACAAGCAGAAGAAAAAGAGAGGCTAAATTATATTATGGGGAGTGATAAAGTTGAATAAATGGGTATTTAATTTAGTTAGAGATTTTTTGCCTGAACTTTTAAAAAAGCATCTTGGAGATGATGAAAAAGTAAATGAAATAATGGCTGATGTTGAAAAGCAAAGAGTAGCAGCATTTTCAGGGCTTTTAGAAAGAGGTGGGATTTTGCATCTCTTTTATATCTATTCATTACTTATTGTCAATCAACATATAATTGTCCCCTATATTACTGCCTTCTCAGGTAAGGCAATATATGTCCAGCCTATTCCTGAGGAGTTAACTTATTTGGTACTTGGACTTGGTAGTGTAATATTAGGTAAAAAACATCTTGATAAAAGGGGAGGGAAGTGATGGAAGAAAGAGAATTTTGGCTAAAAGTAGGGTCAGCCATTGCATCAGCTTTATATGCTTATCATAAATTTTTAAGTACTCAATTAAGCAAAAAAGTAGATAAAGATGACTGTAAATCAACTCATCAGTATATTAAAGAGATTCGTACAGAAAATGAAAAAACTCTTTTTAAATGTATCAATAAAATTGAAGAAAGATTAGGTAGAATAGAAGATTATTTTATAAATCGTAAAGAATAAAAAAGGCTGGGAGTTATTCCCAGCTAATTTTATTTTTCATCTAAGACTATATTAATATCACCTATTAAATTAGGATCTTGAGAAACTAATTTAATAGAAAAAAGATTATTCAATTTGCAATAATCATACATTTCCTTATAATCATAAATTGTAATAAAAAAAGATTCAGAGTTAACTTCTGTTTTTTCAACTCTTTCTTCAAGATGAACTTTAATTTTTTTTCCTCTAGAAGAAGGTGGTATTTTATATTTTTTAATCAATTCCCAAGTAAAATCGTTGTAAACTGTTTTATATTTAACAGGAATATATTCCATGAAAGAAAGATATAAGCTTGGAATAGTATTTACAAAATGTGAATCAGTATTTTTTATTTCGTACACTAAGCCACCTTTTTCATAATATTTATCTAAAATATACTTCCTTTTTTTCTCAATTCCTATCTGTAATTCTTTTAATTTTTCTCTGTCAAAAAGTATTTTAGTTTCTAAAATTTTACCAAAATCAACTTTAATTTCAAAGATTTTTATAAAAGTTTTTGGCAGTAATTTAAATTTTTCTAAGTAACTTTTATCTTTAGAATTTTTATAATCAATTTCTATAATTATATAGTTATTTTTATCTGTTTTTAAAATAACATCAGGAATATATGCTCCATTTAGCAAATGATATTCTTGTCTTGAAGCAATTATATTATATCCGTCAAATTCTTTTAATTTTGAAAAATATTTTTTCCAACATTCATGAATAAAGCTTTCTCCTCTGTCTTTACAATCTTTTGCTTTATGAAAGAAGTGTTTTATTCTAATGTCACCATCTTTAACTCCTAATTTTCCCTTACAATTAATACAAAAATATTCTTCATGAGCTAAAGCATCTTTTATATGTATAATTTTATTATCTTTTGTATAGGCAAACATAAAAAGAACCTCTTTTATTATTTTTATAAGAAGATATCTTCTAATTTCAACATTAAATCTTCTCTTATTATATTCTTCACAACCTGTATTTTTTTCTAGATCTAGCTTAATAAGATTATATTATAGATATTTCTAAAATTCAATAAATTTGAAACGATTATTGGCATTTTGAAGTTTTATAGATTGTTTTAAAATTTTATATAACATTTAAAGATTTGACAGATTAAAATATAACATATATTATATAAAATAATATATGTTTAATATAAAGGAGTATATACATGATGAATCAAAAAGTTATAAAAAATAAAAATATTTATATTGTTGATAAACATAATGAAGTTCTAAAAGCATGGATTGATTT
The nucleotide sequence above comes from uncultured Fusobacterium sp.. Encoded proteins:
- a CDS encoding lysozyme, with translation MKISEKGIEFIIKEEGEVLHAYRCQAGIWTIGVGHTGGVTPDMRITRVQSRELLKSDLKRFEKAVNDTIKHPLLQHQFDALVSFTFNVGAAAFKASTLAKKINTNSPWAEIRHEFLRWNKVKGKENAGLTSRRKREAKLYYGE
- a CDS encoding competence protein CoiA family protein, whose translation is MFAYTKDNKIIHIKDALAHEEYFCINCKGKLGVKDGDIRIKHFFHKAKDCKDRGESFIHECWKKYFSKLKEFDGYNIIASRQEYHLLNGAYIPDVILKTDKNNYIIIEIDYKNSKDKSYLEKFKLLPKTFIKIFEIKVDFGKILETKILFDREKLKELQIGIEKKRKYILDKYYEKGGLVYEIKNTDSHFVNTIPSLYLSFMEYIPVKYKTVYNDFTWELIKKYKIPPSSRGKKIKVHLEERVEKTEVNSESFFITIYDYKEMYDYCKLNNLFSIKLVSQDPNLIGDINIVLDEK